The following are from one region of the Polaribacter marinaquae genome:
- a CDS encoding glutamine--tRNA ligase/YqeY domain fusion protein: protein MSEEKKSLNFLEHIIEEDLANGMPKENLRFRFPPEPNGYLHIGHTKAIGISFGLGETYNAPVNLRFDDTNPAKEEQEYVDAIKKDISWLGYTWANECYSSDYFQQLYDWAILLIKDGKAYVDSQSSEEMRVQKGTPTSVGTNSPFRDRTVEENLTLFQDMKDGKFKEGEHTLRAKIDMSSPNMLMRDPLMYRIMYKAHHRTGTDWCIYPMYDWTHGESDYIEQISHSLCSLEFKPHRELYNWFRDNVYDFSKSEYPNPPKQREFSRLNLSYTIMSKRKLLTLVEQGIVSGWDDPRMPTISGLRRRGYTPASIRSFVETVGVSKRENVIDVALLEFKIREDLNKTAPRVMAVLDPVKVVITNYPEGEEELLDANYNDYEDGFGSRKVPFSREIYIEREDFREEANKKFFRLKLGKEVRLKNAYFITANSCTKDADGNITEIQCTYDPLTKSGSGTPESLRKVKGTLHWVSVKHAIKAEVRAYDRLFLDEAPDSHKDKDYMEFINPNSLEIIDAYLEPSLQTAKIGERFQFQRMGYFNVDDDSTTENLVFNKIVGLRDSWAKK, encoded by the coding sequence ATGTCTGAAGAGAAAAAATCGCTCAATTTTTTAGAGCATATTATAGAAGAAGATTTAGCAAACGGAATGCCAAAAGAAAATTTACGTTTTCGTTTTCCGCCAGAACCTAACGGTTATTTGCACATTGGTCATACAAAAGCTATTGGTATTAGTTTTGGTTTAGGTGAAACTTATAATGCGCCTGTTAACTTACGTTTTGATGACACAAATCCTGCTAAAGAAGAGCAAGAATATGTAGACGCAATTAAGAAAGACATTTCTTGGTTGGGTTACACTTGGGCTAATGAATGTTATTCTTCAGATTACTTTCAGCAATTATATGATTGGGCAATTTTATTAATTAAAGACGGTAAAGCTTATGTAGATTCTCAATCATCAGAAGAAATGAGAGTACAAAAAGGTACGCCAACTTCTGTAGGTACAAATAGTCCTTTTAGAGATAGAACCGTAGAAGAAAACTTAACCTTGTTTCAAGACATGAAAGATGGTAAGTTTAAAGAAGGCGAACATACATTGCGTGCAAAAATAGATATGAGTTCTCCTAATATGTTAATGAGAGATCCATTAATGTACAGAATTATGTACAAAGCACACCACAGAACTGGTACAGATTGGTGTATTTACCCAATGTACGATTGGACGCATGGTGAAAGCGATTATATAGAACAAATATCACATTCTTTATGTTCTTTAGAGTTTAAACCTCATAGAGAATTGTACAATTGGTTTCGTGATAATGTATATGATTTTAGCAAATCAGAATATCCAAATCCACCAAAACAAAGAGAGTTTTCTCGTTTAAACTTAAGCTATACAATAATGAGTAAGCGTAAGTTATTAACTTTAGTAGAACAAGGTATTGTATCTGGTTGGGATGATCCCAGAATGCCAACTATTTCTGGCTTAAGAAGACGTGGTTATACACCTGCTTCTATTAGAAGTTTTGTAGAAACTGTTGGAGTTTCTAAACGTGAAAACGTAATAGATGTTGCTTTATTAGAATTTAAAATTCGTGAAGATTTAAACAAAACAGCACCTAGAGTAATGGCTGTTTTAGATCCTGTTAAAGTAGTAATTACAAATTACCCTGAAGGAGAAGAAGAATTACTAGATGCTAATTACAACGATTATGAAGATGGTTTTGGTAGCAGAAAGGTTCCTTTTTCTAGAGAAATTTATATCGAAAGAGAAGATTTTAGAGAAGAAGCAAATAAAAAGTTTTTCCGTTTAAAATTAGGTAAAGAAGTTCGTTTAAAAAACGCTTATTTTATTACTGCAAATAGTTGCACTAAAGATGCAGATGGTAATATTACAGAAATACAGTGTACTTACGATCCGTTAACAAAATCTGGAAGTGGTACACCAGAAAGCTTGCGTAAAGTAAAAGGAACTTTGCATTGGGTTTCTGTAAAACACGCTATAAAAGCAGAAGTAAGAGCGTATGATAGACTATTTTTAGATGAAGCACCAGATTCACATAAAGACAAAGATTATATGGAGTTTATCAACCCAAATTCTTTAGAAATTATTGATGCTTATTTAGAACCAAGTTTACAAACTGCAAAAATAGGAGAGCGTTTTCAGTTTCAAAGAATGGGATATTTTAATGTTGATGATGACTCTACAACAGAAAATTTAGTTTTTAATAAAATAGTTGGTTTAAGAGATTCTTGGGCTAAAAAATAA
- a CDS encoding zinc ribbon domain-containing protein, whose product MSDQIKNYTCPKCNSKTYKLGQMRATGGTLSKIFDIQNQKFTSVTCERCTYTEFYKTKTSAISNVFDFFTN is encoded by the coding sequence ATGAGCGATCAAATTAAAAATTACACTTGCCCTAAATGTAACAGTAAAACTTATAAACTAGGACAAATGAGGGCAACCGGTGGTACATTGTCTAAAATTTTTGATATTCAAAATCAGAAATTTACAAGTGTTACTTGCGAGCGTTGCACATACACAGAATTTTACAAAACAAAAACAAGTGCTATTAGTAATGTTTTTGACTTTTTCACCAACTAA
- a CDS encoding DUF6370 family protein, which yields MKKILLIAILMFTISCSNNKEVKQVAAISCGQCKFDLDSEEGCSLAVKIDKKAYFVDGFNIDDFGDAHDKHTGFCEVIRQAEVTGVVENNRFKATEIKLLEMK from the coding sequence ATGAAAAAAATACTTTTAATAGCAATCTTAATGTTTACAATTTCTTGTTCTAACAACAAAGAAGTTAAACAAGTGGCAGCTATTTCTTGCGGACAGTGTAAATTTGATTTAGATTCTGAAGAAGGTTGCAGCTTAGCTGTAAAAATTGATAAGAAAGCCTATTTTGTTGATGGTTTTAATATTGATGATTTTGGCGATGCACACGACAAACATACTGGTTTTTGCGAAGTTATAAGGCAAGCAGAAGTTACTGGCGTAGTAGAAAACAATAGATTTAAAGCTACAGAAATAAAGCTTTTAGAGATGAAGTAA
- the folB gene encoding dihydroneopterin aldolase: protein MGIIQVNNIKLYAYHGCLDEEAKIGSEYRVDVEVKASLRKSAKTDELADTVDYVHLNHIVKEEMAIRSKLLEEVAQRILDRFFREIRMIRRAKVSVAKINPPIGGNVEEVAIILTKKR, encoded by the coding sequence ATGGGAATAATACAAGTAAATAATATTAAGCTTTACGCTTATCATGGTTGTTTAGATGAAGAAGCAAAAATTGGTAGCGAATATAGAGTAGATGTAGAGGTAAAGGCAAGTTTAAGAAAATCTGCAAAAACAGATGAGTTAGCAGATACTGTAGATTATGTACATCTAAATCATATTGTAAAAGAAGAAATGGCAATTAGATCTAAATTATTAGAAGAGGTTGCACAAAGAATCTTAGATCGATTTTTTAGAGAAATTAGAATGATTAGAAGAGCTAAAGTTTCTGTAGCAAAAATTAACCCACCAATAGGCGGAAACGTAGAAGAAGTAGCTATTATTTTAACAAAAAAGAGATAA
- a CDS encoding DUF2452 domain-containing protein: protein MKKDGEKKPDLVVFNEETQKYDAALKPYGTSASSPVIKPTNTATWTADGVRRTNKILKGKFEEVRREYELLMEKFHYNDMLYNAKFGFEPIIGETYHLYLNKKDELFLSIIEPSEWSLEYKGSFRLNSDKMWEKVTTETKPEA from the coding sequence ATGAAGAAAGACGGAGAAAAAAAGCCCGATTTAGTTGTATTTAATGAGGAAACTCAAAAATACGATGCAGCTTTAAAACCATATGGTACATCTGCAAGTTCGCCAGTAATTAAGCCTACAAACACGGCAACTTGGACCGCCGATGGTGTAAGACGCACAAATAAAATTTTAAAGGGAAAATTTGAAGAAGTAAGAAGAGAGTACGAATTGTTAATGGAGAAATTTCATTACAATGATATGCTTTATAATGCAAAGTTTGGTTTCGAACCAATAATTGGTGAAACATATCATCTTTACTTAAATAAAAAAGATGAATTATTTTTGTCTATAATAGAACCAAGCGAATGGAGTTTAGAGTATAAAGGTTCTTTTAGATTAAATTCTGATAAAATGTGGGAAAAAGTAACAACAGAAACAAAGCCAGAAGCTTAA